The following coding sequences lie in one Aerosakkonema funiforme FACHB-1375 genomic window:
- a CDS encoding DUF4346 domain-containing protein produces the protein MNKTAESLAAIDDNLSKRDIQLDPGGYFIIYLDRDAGLICAKHYTNVIDDRGLAVDPETGKVIPARGKVERTNTTLYTGRTAKEICVKIFEETQPTPVTLLDHAAYLGREFVRAEIALITDKEYVQD, from the coding sequence ATGAATAAAACTGCTGAATCTCTTGCTGCAATTGATGACAATCTTTCTAAGCGCGATATCCAGCTCGATCCGGGCGGATATTTCATCATCTACTTGGATCGGGATGCTGGACTAATTTGTGCCAAGCATTACACCAATGTCATTGACGATCGCGGTTTAGCCGTTGACCCGGAAACCGGCAAAGTCATTCCCGCACGGGGGAAGGTGGAACGCACTAACACCACCTTGTATACGGGCAGAACCGCAAAGGAAATTTGCGTCAAAATTTTTGAGGAAACTCAGCCCACTCCAGTTACGCTTCTGGATCACGCCGCCTATCTGGGGCGAGAATTTGTCCGGGCTGAGATTGCTTTAATTACCGATAAAGAGTACGTTCAGGATTAA